From a single Vibrio tubiashii genomic region:
- the surA gene encoding peptidylprolyl isomerase SurA, whose amino-acid sequence MKFWKHTLLTMLTASAISPVQAEPMPLDKVAVIVNEGVVLQSDIDVSIKTLKANAKKNGQQLPDEDVLIEQVTEKLIVDTIQQQEAERIGVRIDDNRLNEAITEIAKNNNQTVEQLSASIAEEGLSYAEFREQIRKEIAASEARNALVRRRINILPAEVDNLANILAQETNATVQYKIGHIQLRVDDGDDKSAIEAEANQLVKELKNGADFSTMAYTYSKGPKALQGGDWGWMRKEEMPTIFADQINLQNKGSIIGPFRSGVGFHIIKIEDVKGLETVAVTEVNARHILIKPTVILSDEGVQNDLNEIIRRIKAGETTFGEMAQQYSQDPGSAAQDGELGYQTSDLYVPEFKHQVDTLPVGQISEPFKTVHGWHIVEVIDRREVDRTDSALKNKAYRILFNRKFNEEASAWLQEIRASAFVEVVEEDDQDDR is encoded by the coding sequence ATGAAATTTTGGAAACACACTTTACTTACCATGCTAACGGCGAGTGCAATCAGCCCAGTTCAAGCCGAGCCAATGCCTCTAGATAAAGTGGCGGTAATCGTTAATGAAGGCGTGGTACTGCAAAGTGATATCGATGTCTCAATTAAAACGCTTAAGGCCAATGCAAAGAAGAACGGCCAACAGCTGCCTGATGAAGATGTGTTAATTGAGCAAGTGACCGAGAAACTGATCGTTGATACGATTCAACAACAGGAAGCAGAACGTATTGGTGTGCGCATCGATGATAACCGCCTCAATGAAGCGATCACTGAGATTGCTAAGAACAACAACCAAACGGTTGAACAGCTTAGCGCTTCAATTGCAGAGGAGGGCTTAAGCTACGCAGAGTTTCGTGAGCAAATTCGCAAAGAAATTGCAGCAAGTGAAGCACGCAATGCACTGGTACGTCGCCGCATCAACATCTTACCCGCGGAAGTGGACAACCTAGCCAATATTCTTGCACAAGAGACTAATGCAACAGTTCAATACAAGATCGGCCATATTCAGCTACGCGTAGATGACGGCGATGATAAATCAGCGATTGAAGCAGAAGCCAACCAACTAGTTAAAGAGTTAAAAAACGGCGCCGATTTCAGCACTATGGCTTACACCTACTCAAAAGGTCCTAAAGCGCTACAAGGTGGTGATTGGGGCTGGATGCGTAAAGAAGAGATGCCAACCATCTTTGCTGATCAAATTAATCTACAAAACAAAGGTAGCATTATTGGCCCATTCCGCAGCGGCGTTGGTTTCCACATTATCAAGATCGAAGACGTTAAAGGTCTAGAAACTGTCGCGGTTACCGAAGTCAATGCTCGCCATATTCTTATTAAGCCAACCGTCATTCTTAGTGATGAGGGTGTACAAAACGATCTTAACGAGATTATTCGTCGCATTAAAGCTGGCGAAACTACCTTTGGTGAAATGGCGCAGCAATACAGCCAAGATCCTGGTTCAGCGGCTCAAGATGGTGAGCTAGGTTACCAAACTTCTGATCTTTACGTCCCTGAGTTTAAGCACCAAGTTGATACTTTACCTGTCGGCCAGATTAGTGAACCATTTAAGACGGTTCATGGTTGGCACATTGTGGAAGTTATCGATCGCCGTGAAGTGGACCGCACTGACTCAGCACTAAAGAACAAAGCTTACCGAATTCTGTTTAACCGCAAGTTCAATGAAGAAGCGAGTGCTTGGCTGCAAGAGATTCGTGCAAGTGCCTTCGTCGAAGTGGTTGAGGAAGACGATCAAGATGACCGTTAA
- the rpoD gene encoding RNA polymerase sigma factor RpoD has product MDQNPQSQLKQLVIKGKEQGYLTYAEVNDHLPAEIVDSEQVEDIIQMINDMGIRVVETAPDADDLALNDDDTITDEDAAEAAAAALSSVENEIGRTTDPVRMYMREMGTVELLTREGEIDIAKRIEDGINQVQNSVAEYPGTIPYILEQFDKVQAEELRLTDLITGFVDPDADETAAPTATHIGSELAESDLEDEDAEEEDAEESEDDEEEEEDTGIDPELALEKFTALRNTFQNYHLACNEYGNESPKATLAHEMVIDVFKEFRLTPKQFDYLVEELRTSMERVRTQERLIMKASVEYGKMPKKSFITLFTGNESSEAWLDEILSSDKPYAEKIRRSEDDIRRSIAKLKVIEEETSLTVQNIKDISRRMSIGEAKARRAKKEMVEANLRLVISIAKKYTNRGLQFLDLIQEGNIGLMKAVDKFEYRRGYKFSTYATWWIRQAITRSIADQARTIRIPVHMIETINKLNRISRQMLQEMGREPLPEELAERMQMPEDKIRKVLKIAKEPISMETPIGDDEDSHLGDFIEDTTLELPLDSATAGSLKVATKDVLAGLTPREAKVLRMRFGIDMNTDHTLEEVGKQFDVTRERIRQIEAKALRKLRHPSRSETLRSFLDE; this is encoded by the coding sequence ATGGATCAAAATCCGCAGTCACAGCTAAAACAACTTGTCATTAAAGGCAAGGAACAAGGCTATCTGACCTACGCAGAAGTAAACGACCACCTGCCAGCAGAAATCGTCGATTCAGAGCAGGTCGAAGATATCATTCAGATGATTAACGACATGGGCATTCGAGTAGTAGAAACTGCTCCAGATGCTGATGATCTAGCGCTGAACGATGACGATACAATTACCGATGAAGATGCAGCTGAAGCTGCTGCTGCTGCGCTTTCAAGCGTAGAGAACGAAATCGGCCGCACTACTGACCCAGTACGTATGTACATGCGTGAAATGGGTACCGTTGAGCTATTGACTCGTGAAGGCGAGATCGATATTGCAAAACGTATTGAAGATGGTATCAACCAAGTTCAAAACTCAGTGGCGGAGTATCCAGGTACTATCCCATACATTCTTGAGCAATTTGACAAGGTTCAAGCTGAAGAGCTACGTCTAACTGACCTAATCACAGGCTTTGTAGACCCAGACGCTGATGAGACGGCTGCACCAACAGCAACTCACATCGGTTCTGAGCTTGCTGAATCAGATCTTGAAGATGAAGATGCTGAAGAAGAAGACGCGGAAGAGTCTGAAGACGATGAAGAAGAAGAGGAAGATACAGGCATCGATCCTGAGCTTGCTCTAGAGAAATTCACGGCTTTACGTAACACATTCCAGAACTACCACCTTGCTTGTAACGAGTACGGTAACGAGAGCCCGAAAGCGACACTGGCACATGAGATGGTTATCGACGTCTTCAAAGAGTTCCGTCTAACGCCTAAACAGTTCGACTACCTTGTTGAAGAGCTACGCACTTCTATGGAACGTGTACGTACTCAAGAACGCTTAATCATGAAAGCGTCTGTTGAGTACGGCAAGATGCCGAAGAAATCGTTCATCACGCTATTCACTGGCAACGAGTCAAGCGAAGCATGGCTAGACGAAATCCTATCTTCTGATAAGCCATACGCTGAAAAGATTCGTCGCAGCGAAGACGACATCCGTCGCTCTATCGCGAAACTGAAAGTGATCGAAGAAGAGACGTCACTAACGGTTCAGAACATCAAAGACATCAGCCGTCGTATGTCTATCGGTGAAGCGAAAGCTCGCCGTGCGAAGAAAGAGATGGTTGAAGCGAACTTACGTCTAGTAATATCTATCGCGAAGAAATACACCAACCGTGGTCTACAGTTCTTGGATCTGATCCAGGAAGGTAACATCGGTCTGATGAAAGCGGTAGATAAGTTCGAATACCGTCGTGGTTACAAGTTCTCGACTTACGCGACATGGTGGATCCGTCAGGCGATCACTCGTTCAATCGCAGACCAAGCTCGTACAATTCGTATTCCGGTACACATGATCGAGACGATCAACAAACTTAACCGTATCTCTCGTCAAATGTTGCAAGAGATGGGGCGTGAGCCACTACCGGAAGAATTAGCTGAACGCATGCAAATGCCGGAAGACAAAATCCGTAAAGTACTCAAGATTGCCAAAGAGCCGATCTCAATGGAAACACCAATCGGTGATGACGAAGATTCGCATCTAGGTGATTTCATTGAAGATACAACGCTTGAGCTACCGCTAGACTCTGCAACTGCAGGCAGCCTAAAAGTAGCAACTAAAGACGTTCTAGCCGGTCTTACACCGCGTGAAGCGAAAGTACTACGTATGCGTTTCGGTATCGATATGAACACTGATCACACTCTAGAAGAGGTGGGTAAGCAGTTTGACGTAACACGTGAGCGTATCCGTCAGATCGAAGCCAAAGCACTACGTAAACTTCGTCACCCTAGCCGCTCAGAAACTCTGCGCAGCTTCCTAGACGAGTAA
- a CDS encoding threonine/serine exporter family protein, producing the protein MGVGGMISLDLMLGLLNDMLFAAIPAVGFALVFNVPQKALIYCALGGAIGHGSRYLMMHFGVPIEWATFFAAMIVSMVGIHWSARFLAHPKVFTVAALIPMVPGVFAFKAMIALVELNHRGYSPELVAMLMENFLKAMFIIAGLAVGLAMPGLLFYRRKPIV; encoded by the coding sequence ATGGGGGTGGGTGGTATGATCTCATTAGATCTCATGTTGGGCTTACTCAATGATATGTTGTTTGCTGCTATCCCAGCAGTTGGTTTTGCATTGGTATTTAACGTACCGCAAAAGGCATTAATCTATTGTGCTTTAGGGGGAGCCATTGGTCATGGTTCACGTTATTTGATGATGCATTTTGGTGTTCCCATTGAATGGGCAACTTTCTTTGCAGCTATGATCGTCAGCATGGTTGGTATTCATTGGTCAGCACGATTTTTGGCTCACCCGAAAGTGTTTACTGTCGCGGCTCTGATTCCAATGGTACCCGGTGTGTTTGCCTTTAAAGCGATGATTGCTTTGGTTGAGCTGAATCATCGAGGATACAGTCCTGAGCTTGTGGCGATGTTGATGGAAAACTTCCTTAAAGCAATGTTCATTATCGCGGGATTAGCAGTTGGCTTAGCCATGCCTGGGTTGCTATTCTATCGCCGCAAACCTATCGTTTAG
- the apaH gene encoding bis(5'-nucleosyl)-tetraphosphatase (symmetrical) ApaH, with protein MATYIVGDLQGCLDELLLLLDKVAFDSKRDTLWIAGDLVARGPKSLETLRFVRSLGSSAKVILGNHDLHLLAVSLGLFKVKNKDKTAPIFAADDKQQLLDWLREQPLLAEHDDFVMCHAGISPQWSLEQARQAASEVETILRSARWSWLIENMYSNQPDLWQDSLQGIERYRYIINAFTRMRFCSAGSRLDMDCKLPPSEINDDNLIPWFKVKDRVQLEKPILFGHWAALEGYAGEEVIGLDTGCVWGGHLTMLRWEDKQFFSQKSLTNND; from the coding sequence GTGGCTACATACATTGTCGGTGACCTACAAGGTTGCCTTGATGAGCTCTTACTACTGTTAGATAAAGTCGCATTCGACTCGAAGCGAGACACGCTGTGGATTGCTGGCGATCTTGTTGCCAGAGGGCCAAAATCGCTTGAGACACTACGCTTTGTACGCTCTCTAGGTTCCTCTGCCAAAGTCATTTTGGGCAACCATGATTTGCATCTTCTTGCAGTCTCGCTAGGGTTGTTCAAAGTTAAAAACAAAGACAAAACTGCACCTATTTTTGCTGCCGATGATAAACAACAGCTGCTTGATTGGTTAAGAGAGCAACCTCTGTTAGCCGAGCACGATGATTTTGTTATGTGTCATGCTGGCATCTCTCCTCAATGGTCTTTGGAGCAAGCACGCCAAGCAGCAAGTGAAGTGGAAACCATATTGCGTAGCGCAAGATGGTCTTGGTTGATTGAAAACATGTACTCCAATCAACCGGACCTGTGGCAAGACTCTTTACAAGGTATCGAGCGTTATCGCTACATTATTAATGCCTTTACCCGGATGCGTTTTTGCTCGGCCGGTAGCCGATTGGATATGGACTGCAAACTACCACCGAGTGAAATAAATGACGATAATCTCATTCCTTGGTTCAAGGTTAAAGACAGAGTACAACTTGAAAAACCAATACTATTTGGTCACTGGGCAGCACTTGAAGGTTATGCCGGAGAAGAGGTGATTGGCTTAGATACTGGCTGCGTCTGGGGCGGTCATCTGACTATGCTGCGATGGGAAGATAAGCAGTTTTTCTCCCAAAAGTCGTTAACAAACAACGATTAA
- the apaG gene encoding Co2+/Mg2+ efflux protein ApaG, with the protein MEATPCIKVQVHTKYIPDQSQPDAKRYVFAYIITIKNLSQQAVQLISRRWLITDANGKQMTVEGEGVVGQQPVISASDEYTYNSGTVIETPVGVMQGQYIMHDQDGNEFITEIEPFRLAIPNILN; encoded by the coding sequence ATGGAAGCTACCCCTTGTATTAAAGTCCAAGTCCATACCAAATACATTCCTGACCAATCTCAACCCGATGCAAAACGCTACGTTTTTGCCTACATCATTACGATCAAAAATCTCAGTCAACAAGCCGTCCAACTGATCAGCCGACGCTGGCTGATTACTGATGCCAACGGCAAGCAAATGACCGTTGAAGGAGAAGGCGTGGTTGGCCAACAGCCCGTTATCTCAGCTAGCGACGAGTACACTTATAACAGCGGTACGGTAATCGAAACCCCTGTTGGCGTGATGCAAGGGCAATACATTATGCATGACCAAGATGGCAATGAGTTCATCACTGAGATTGAACCATTTAGGCTCGCCATCCCCAATATTCTTAACTAA
- the rsmA gene encoding 16S rRNA (adenine(1518)-N(6)/adenine(1519)-N(6))-dimethyltransferase RsmA: MRNDVHLGHKARKRFGQNFLNDPYIIDGIVSAINPKPGQNLVEIGPGLGAITEPVGKEVDKFTVIELDRDLAERLRNHPDLGDKLTIHEGDAMRFDFTQLVKPNNKLRIFGNLPYNISTPLMFHLFEFHKDVQDMHFMLQKEVVNRLAAGPGTKAYGRLTVMAQYFCKVVPVLEVPPTAFVPPPKVDSAVVRLVPYEEIPHPVTSLKWLDRVCREGFNQRRKTVRNCYKALLSAEVLEQLGVNPSMRPENLTLEQFVDMANWLDANHK, from the coding sequence ATGAGAAACGATGTCCACTTAGGACACAAAGCAAGAAAACGCTTTGGTCAAAACTTCCTAAATGACCCTTACATCATTGATGGAATTGTCTCTGCAATTAACCCAAAACCTGGGCAAAACTTGGTTGAGATCGGTCCTGGTCTAGGTGCGATTACTGAACCAGTAGGTAAAGAAGTCGATAAGTTTACGGTTATTGAGCTTGACCGCGACCTGGCAGAGCGCCTGCGTAACCACCCTGATTTAGGTGACAAGCTGACTATTCATGAAGGCGATGCAATGCGCTTCGACTTCACTCAGCTAGTTAAACCAAACAACAAACTACGTATTTTTGGTAACCTGCCGTACAACATCTCTACGCCATTGATGTTCCACCTATTTGAGTTTCATAAAGATGTGCAAGACATGCACTTTATGCTGCAAAAAGAGGTAGTTAACCGTTTAGCAGCAGGCCCTGGGACTAAAGCTTACGGCCGTTTAACCGTAATGGCTCAATACTTCTGTAAGGTTGTTCCTGTACTAGAAGTGCCACCAACTGCATTCGTTCCGCCACCAAAAGTGGATTCTGCTGTGGTACGCCTTGTCCCTTACGAGGAGATCCCTCACCCAGTGACAAGCTTAAAATGGCTTGATCGCGTGTGTCGTGAAGGCTTTAACCAACGCCGTAAAACAGTTCGCAACTGTTATAAAGCACTACTCAGTGCTGAGGTTCTTGAGCAACTCGGAGTTAACCCAAGCATGCGCCCAGAGAATCTCACCCTAGAACAATTTGTCGATATGGCAAACTGGCTAGACGCCAACCACAAATAA
- the pdxA gene encoding 4-hydroxythreonine-4-phosphate dehydrogenase PdxA, whose product MTVKRIIVTAGEPAGIGPDLVLALSKENWSHQIVVCADKQMLAERAAQLDICVELIDYQADSEVVAQKAGTLVVDHIPLANPAVAGQLDEANGQYVLKTLERAALGCMNNEFDAIVTGPVHKGVINRAGVAFSGHTEFFAEKSNTPLVVMMLATEGLRVALVTTHIPLAYVSQAVTEERLEKIIDILNKDLVEKFAISSPKIYVCGLNPHAGEDGVLGMEEIKTITPTLNRLRQEKSINLIGPLPADTIFNEKYLQDADAVLGMYHDQVLPVLKYKGFGRSVNITLGLPFIRTSVDHGTALDLAGTGNADTGSFRTALAHAIELVDKKSN is encoded by the coding sequence ATGACCGTTAAGCGCATTATTGTTACTGCAGGTGAACCTGCTGGCATTGGCCCCGACTTGGTTCTTGCTCTTTCCAAAGAGAACTGGAGCCATCAAATCGTGGTCTGCGCAGACAAACAGATGCTAGCTGAGCGTGCAGCTCAGCTTGATATTTGTGTCGAATTAATTGACTATCAAGCCGATAGTGAAGTGGTCGCTCAAAAAGCGGGGACACTGGTGGTTGACCATATCCCTTTAGCTAATCCTGCCGTTGCAGGCCAGCTCGATGAAGCTAATGGTCAATATGTATTAAAAACATTAGAAAGAGCCGCATTGGGCTGTATGAATAATGAATTTGATGCTATTGTCACCGGCCCTGTGCATAAAGGGGTGATAAACCGTGCTGGTGTGGCATTTAGCGGTCATACCGAGTTCTTCGCTGAGAAATCCAACACACCACTTGTGGTAATGATGTTAGCGACCGAAGGGCTTAGAGTGGCCTTGGTCACCACACACATCCCACTCGCTTATGTATCGCAGGCAGTAACAGAAGAAAGACTAGAGAAGATCATCGACATCCTAAACAAGGATTTGGTGGAAAAATTCGCTATATCTTCGCCTAAAATCTACGTATGTGGCTTAAACCCGCATGCAGGAGAAGATGGTGTGCTCGGCATGGAAGAGATTAAAACCATCACTCCCACTCTGAACAGACTGCGCCAAGAGAAAAGTATCAACCTCATTGGCCCTTTGCCTGCAGATACCATCTTCAATGAAAAATATTTGCAAGATGCCGATGCAGTGCTCGGGATGTATCACGATCAGGTACTTCCTGTATTAAAATATAAAGGCTTTGGCCGCTCGGTGAACATTACCTTGGGCTTGCCGTTTATAAGGACCTCCGTTGATCACGGCACCGCACTTGACCTTGCAGGGACTGGCAATGCGGATACAGGAAGCTTTAGAACGGCTTTGGCTCATGCGATTGAGCTAGTCGATAAAAAATCGAATTAA
- the lptD gene encoding LPS assembly protein LptD produces the protein MLRFPRTLLAASISAAFVVPQTQAETISDDSVQELPTIDQCLINEPEAENPNQLPVNVEADSLEAINGDKATYRGNVVVVQGKKRMLADNVTMHQQENIVVAEGNVTFSDGEVKTISEKATNNLNTEEVTLENTNYKFLCEPGRGEAVYVAKTGKAVYEIEDGTITSCPEGDSSWRMRATSIDIDQNEEQAIFYNPRFEIVNVPVFYLPLLTVPIGDTRKTGFLYPKVSYGSRDGFEMAVPVYWNLAPNYDLTTTFKHMQNRGNQLDSEFRYLSDFGLSTLKSEYLVDDKKNPELGDRWGFQWQHSGIYEQNWKFEIDYSKVSDITYFTDMDSSIGKQEDGQLTQEGKATYRSDNWDASLLARDFQALTPGATPYRLLPQLSFNYYAPELMRYLDFDMISHVSRFDTDAQGQPSATRVHVEPGFTIPVGTTWGTWTTEARLLGTYYQQDLDGVDTTSGNKTTNPYYGLEETASRVIPEFRTHAGVVLERDTVIFDNYTQTLEPQVQYLYVPNKDQSNIGKYDTTLLQTDYYGLFRSRKYSGVDEIKDANQFSYGASTRFFDDAYKERLNISFGQIFYLDRENKAPGSKSNFSAWAVEMDFNYDDYLFYHGGVQYDIESSELQLGNSTLEYRFSDGYIQGNYRYVTKEYIKNTLGDSLGNLDSITEDGISQAGLLTGYQITRKWNASAQYYYDLTTDKSLEWLARLNYASDCWYIGFTYSNKLTSWNGLSGNGFTDYPNATPEYENNFSLNFGVIGFGTSIGAGSDLAGLDSAGNSLGYGRPFFLNN, from the coding sequence ATGTTACGTTTTCCCCGCACCTTGCTAGCCGCTTCAATCAGTGCTGCTTTCGTAGTGCCTCAGACTCAAGCAGAAACTATATCAGACGATAGTGTGCAGGAACTGCCCACTATAGATCAATGTTTGATCAACGAACCTGAAGCAGAAAATCCAAATCAACTGCCTGTTAACGTTGAAGCAGACAGCTTAGAAGCCATTAACGGCGACAAAGCGACCTATCGTGGCAATGTGGTTGTCGTTCAAGGCAAAAAACGCATGTTGGCTGATAATGTCACCATGCATCAACAAGAAAACATTGTTGTCGCAGAAGGGAACGTAACCTTTAGTGATGGTGAAGTAAAAACCATCTCAGAGAAAGCCACCAATAACCTCAACACTGAAGAAGTCACGCTAGAAAATACCAACTATAAGTTCCTGTGTGAACCGGGGCGCGGTGAAGCAGTATACGTTGCCAAAACGGGCAAGGCAGTATACGAAATTGAAGATGGCACTATCACTTCTTGTCCAGAAGGGGATAGCTCTTGGCGTATGCGTGCAACGAGCATCGATATCGACCAAAATGAAGAGCAAGCAATTTTCTACAACCCGAGATTTGAGATCGTCAATGTTCCTGTGTTCTATCTGCCCCTCTTAACTGTACCGATTGGTGATACCCGTAAAACAGGCTTCCTATATCCAAAAGTCTCCTATGGGTCAAGAGACGGCTTTGAGATGGCGGTGCCAGTCTACTGGAACCTAGCCCCAAACTACGACTTAACAACCACTTTTAAACATATGCAAAATCGCGGTAACCAGCTAGACAGTGAGTTCCGTTACTTATCTGATTTTGGTTTGAGCACCTTGAAGTCTGAATATCTAGTAGATGATAAGAAAAACCCAGAACTGGGCGACCGCTGGGGCTTTCAGTGGCAACACTCCGGGATTTACGAGCAAAACTGGAAATTTGAAATCGACTATTCAAAAGTCAGTGATATTACCTACTTCACGGATATGGACTCTAGCATTGGTAAGCAAGAAGATGGTCAGCTAACTCAAGAAGGAAAAGCAACCTATCGTTCTGATAACTGGGATGCATCATTGCTAGCACGTGACTTTCAAGCGCTAACACCGGGTGCAACGCCGTATCGTCTACTGCCTCAGCTGAGCTTTAACTACTATGCACCAGAGCTTATGCGTTATTTAGACTTCGATATGATCAGCCATGTTTCACGCTTTGATACGGATGCTCAGGGTCAACCTTCCGCAACTCGTGTGCACGTTGAACCTGGCTTCACCATTCCTGTCGGAACAACTTGGGGCACTTGGACGACTGAGGCTCGCCTGTTAGGAACATACTACCAGCAAGATTTAGACGGGGTGGACACCACTTCTGGTAACAAAACAACCAACCCTTACTACGGCCTTGAGGAAACGGCCTCACGAGTAATCCCTGAGTTTCGAACTCATGCAGGGGTCGTGCTAGAAAGAGATACGGTTATTTTTGACAATTATACTCAGACACTCGAACCACAAGTTCAATACTTATATGTCCCTAACAAAGACCAAAGTAATATCGGTAAGTACGATACCACATTATTGCAAACCGATTATTATGGATTGTTCCGTAGCCGTAAGTACAGTGGTGTTGATGAAATCAAAGATGCCAACCAATTTAGTTACGGTGCCTCAACACGCTTCTTTGATGATGCTTATAAAGAGCGCCTTAATATCTCATTTGGCCAAATTTTCTATTTGGACCGAGAAAACAAAGCTCCGGGTTCAAAATCTAACTTCTCTGCTTGGGCAGTAGAAATGGACTTCAACTATGACGACTACCTTTTCTACCATGGTGGCGTTCAATATGATATCGAATCTAGTGAGCTTCAACTCGGTAACAGCACCTTAGAATATCGCTTTAGTGATGGCTACATCCAAGGTAACTACCGTTATGTAACAAAAGAGTATATTAAGAACACGCTGGGCGACAGTCTGGGTAACTTAGATAGTATTACCGAAGACGGTATATCTCAAGCAGGATTGCTAACTGGCTATCAAATAACTCGTAAGTGGAATGCTAGCGCTCAGTACTATTATGATTTAACGACTGACAAGTCATTAGAGTGGCTAGCAAGATTGAACTACGCCTCTGATTGTTGGTATATAGGTTTTACTTACAGCAATAAGTTAACATCTTGGAATGGTTTAAGTGGCAACGGATTTACTGATTATCCAAATGCAACTCCAGAGTATGAAAATAACTTTAGCCTTAATTTTGGTGTTATTGGTTTCGGCACATCGATTGGAGCCGGTTCTGATCTGGCAGGTCTTGATAGTGCAGGTAATTCTCTGGGCTATGGTCGTCCATTCTTCTTAAACAACTAA
- the folA gene encoding type 3 dihydrofolate reductase gives MIISMIAAMANDRIIGKDNQMPWHLPADFAWFKRSTMGKPVVMGRKTYDSIGRPLPGRQNIVISRDASLVIEGVETVTSIDEALQVVGDVEEVMIIGGGTIYEACLPKANKLYVTHIEADIQGDTQFPSWGDEFKETYSESYSADEKNAYDMRFVVLERNG, from the coding sequence ATGATCATCAGTATGATCGCCGCAATGGCCAATGATCGTATTATCGGCAAAGACAATCAGATGCCATGGCATTTACCGGCTGACTTTGCTTGGTTTAAGCGCTCAACAATGGGTAAACCGGTTGTGATGGGACGTAAAACCTATGACTCAATTGGACGTCCGCTACCGGGTAGACAAAATATTGTGATTAGCCGTGATGCGTCTTTGGTGATTGAAGGCGTTGAAACGGTAACTTCTATTGATGAAGCTCTGCAAGTAGTCGGGGATGTGGAGGAAGTGATGATCATTGGTGGCGGTACTATTTATGAGGCTTGCCTACCTAAAGCCAATAAATTATATGTCACTCATATTGAAGCAGATATTCAAGGCGATACTCAGTTCCCATCATGGGGTGATGAGTTTAAAGAAACTTACTCCGAGTCTTATTCTGCCGATGAGAAGAATGCTTACGATATGCGTTTTGTAGTTCTAGAGAGAAACGGCTAA
- the djlA gene encoding co-chaperone DjlA, whose protein sequence is MHIFGKILGTFFGFLFGGPFGAVFGLFIGHQFDKARRLRQAGFNSSFGSGPSQAERQEEFFKAAFAVMGHVAKAKGQVTREEIQLATTMMERMNLHGRQRKAAQDAFREGKESDFPLETVLERVRISSGGRFDLMQFFLELQISAAFADGDIHPSERNVLHKIARGLGFSSEQLEQRLRMQEAAFRFQQGGFGGQAGGGHSHQSGGSWQQASTADQLSDAYKLLGVDGSADSKTVKRAYRKLMNEHHPDKLMAKGLPPEMMNVAKEKAQEIQNAYDLIKKAKGF, encoded by the coding sequence ATGCATATTTTTGGCAAAATTCTCGGCACATTCTTTGGTTTCCTATTTGGAGGCCCATTTGGTGCTGTATTCGGTTTATTTATAGGCCACCAATTCGATAAAGCGCGCCGTTTACGTCAAGCGGGCTTTAATTCTAGCTTTGGCAGTGGGCCAAGTCAGGCGGAGCGACAGGAAGAGTTTTTTAAAGCTGCATTTGCGGTGATGGGCCACGTCGCAAAAGCAAAAGGACAAGTGACGCGAGAGGAAATTCAGCTAGCGACTACTATGATGGAGCGGATGAATCTTCATGGTCGACAGCGAAAAGCTGCGCAAGATGCTTTCAGAGAAGGCAAAGAAAGCGATTTCCCGCTTGAGACAGTATTGGAAAGAGTGCGAATTTCATCTGGTGGTCGATTTGACTTGATGCAATTCTTCTTAGAGCTACAAATTTCTGCAGCTTTTGCCGATGGTGATATTCACCCTAGTGAGCGTAATGTTCTGCATAAAATTGCTCGCGGGCTTGGTTTTTCATCTGAGCAGCTTGAACAACGTTTACGTATGCAAGAAGCAGCATTTCGATTCCAACAAGGAGGATTTGGTGGTCAAGCAGGTGGTGGACATTCTCATCAGTCAGGGGGAAGTTGGCAGCAAGCGTCTACTGCGGATCAACTCAGCGATGCCTATAAGCTGCTCGGCGTGGACGGCAGTGCAGATTCGAAAACAGTCAAACGAGCCTATCGTAAGCTGATGAATGAACATCACCCAGATAAGCTGATGGCAAAAGGCTTACCGCCTGAAATGATGAATGTCGCCAAAGAGAAAGCACAAGAGATTCAAAACGCGTACGATTTGATTAAGAAAGCCAAAGGGTTTTAA